From Achromobacter spanius, a single genomic window includes:
- a CDS encoding pirin family protein yields the protein MLTIRRAAERGHANHGWLDSFHTFSFANYYDPAHMGFGALRVINDDRIAAGRGFGTHGHRDMEIITYVLNGAIAHKDSMGSGSEIQPGNVQRMSAGRGVMHSEFNPRPDAETHMLQIWIEPNVTGIAPEYEERAFSDEQKRGRLQALVTGDGADGSMKIHQDARLYAGLFDGDESASLPLAAGRRAWVHVARGSVTVNGAALNAGDAVAITDAGSVDVSGGKDAEVLVFDLA from the coding sequence ATGCTTACGATTCGCCGCGCTGCTGAACGGGGTCACGCCAACCATGGATGGCTCGATTCGTTCCATACCTTCTCCTTTGCCAACTACTACGACCCGGCTCACATGGGCTTCGGCGCGCTGCGTGTCATCAATGACGACCGTATCGCCGCCGGCCGCGGCTTCGGCACGCACGGCCACCGGGACATGGAGATCATCACCTACGTGTTGAACGGCGCGATCGCCCACAAGGACAGCATGGGCAGCGGCTCGGAAATCCAGCCGGGCAACGTCCAGCGCATGAGCGCCGGCCGCGGCGTGATGCACTCCGAGTTCAACCCCCGGCCGGATGCCGAAACGCACATGCTGCAGATCTGGATCGAGCCAAACGTGACCGGCATCGCGCCGGAATACGAAGAGCGCGCCTTCAGCGATGAGCAAAAGCGCGGCCGTCTGCAAGCCCTGGTGACGGGTGACGGCGCTGACGGGTCGATGAAGATCCATCAGGACGCCCGTCTATACGCCGGTCTGTTCGACGGCGACGAGTCGGCCTCGCTGCCGCTGGCTGCCGGCCGCCGCGCCTGGGTCCACGTGGCCCGCGGCAGTGTGACGGTCAACGGCGCCGCGCTGAATGCCGGTGACGCCGTGGCGATCACCGACGCCGGCAGCGTCGACGTGTCGGGCGGCAAGGACGCCGAAGTGCTGGTGTTCGACCTGGCCTGA
- a CDS encoding pirin family protein, with the protein MSTLSQAGESQIETVVVPRTSDLGGFSVRRAIPSMQRRSVGPFVFLDQMGPADFDIGAGIDVRPHPHIGLSTVTYLYEGSMVHRDGAGHTQTILPGEVNWMTAGRGIVHSERSSPESRLAPQRLCGLQIWVGLPKAHEETDPGFTHYGLDAQPVIEGEGVRAQVVAGSLFGKTSSVKTLSPLFYGDLQLQAGATTVLPAEHEERAAYLAQGEVEIDGQTYESGRLVVFAPGKPVQIRAKTAARFAVLGGEPLDGPRFVWWNFVSSSKDRIEQAKQDWQRTRFDQIVPGDETEFIPLPEARA; encoded by the coding sequence ATGTCGACCCTGTCCCAAGCCGGCGAAAGCCAGATCGAAACCGTTGTGGTGCCACGCACCAGCGACCTGGGCGGGTTTTCCGTCCGCCGCGCCATTCCTTCCATGCAGCGCCGCAGCGTCGGTCCGTTCGTCTTCCTGGACCAGATGGGACCGGCGGATTTCGACATTGGCGCCGGCATCGACGTGCGGCCGCACCCGCATATCGGCCTGTCCACCGTGACGTACCTGTACGAAGGCTCCATGGTCCACCGCGACGGCGCGGGCCACACGCAGACCATTCTGCCGGGCGAAGTGAACTGGATGACCGCCGGCCGTGGCATCGTCCATTCCGAACGCTCGTCGCCGGAAAGCCGGCTTGCGCCGCAGCGCCTCTGTGGACTGCAGATCTGGGTCGGGCTGCCCAAGGCGCACGAAGAAACCGATCCGGGGTTCACGCATTACGGGCTGGATGCGCAGCCGGTGATCGAGGGCGAGGGCGTGCGCGCACAGGTGGTGGCCGGTTCGCTGTTCGGCAAGACCTCGTCGGTCAAGACGCTGTCGCCGCTCTTCTACGGCGACCTGCAACTGCAGGCCGGCGCGACCACGGTGCTGCCGGCGGAGCATGAAGAACGCGCCGCCTACCTGGCGCAAGGCGAGGTGGAAATCGACGGCCAGACCTACGAGAGCGGGCGCCTGGTTGTCTTTGCCCCGGGCAAGCCGGTGCAGATCCGCGCCAAGACGGCCGCACGTTTTGCAGTGCTGGGCGGCGAGCCGCTCGACGGTCCGCGCTTCGTGTGGTGGAACTTCGTGTCCAGCAGCAAGGACCGCATCGAGCAGGCCAAGCAGGATTGGCAGCGCACGCGCTTCGATCAGATCGTGCCCGGCGACGAAACCGAGTTCATCCCGCTGCCGGAAGCCCGCGCCTGA
- a CDS encoding CGNR zinc finger domain-containing protein: MNTSHAPEFRELGDHVALDMINTVEQSSAGPVDRWQSDADVAGWLALAGVGAAQGAAPGAAPAGLLESARGLRDTVRELVAQRKAQAPLALSALNRALAAGGSHLELAPVDDGSLVMSRRYPSQTAAQWLLPVAEAAADLLAHGDFGLVRKCESDACSLWFYDRTRSHKRRWCSMALCGNRHKVAAFRQREAADASAKAK; encoded by the coding sequence ATGAACACCAGCCACGCACCCGAATTTCGAGAATTGGGCGACCACGTCGCCCTGGACATGATCAACACCGTCGAGCAGAGCAGCGCCGGGCCGGTCGACCGATGGCAATCGGACGCGGACGTGGCGGGCTGGCTGGCGCTTGCGGGTGTCGGCGCCGCGCAGGGCGCCGCGCCGGGCGCCGCGCCGGCCGGTCTGCTGGAAAGCGCGCGCGGTCTGCGCGACACCGTCCGGGAGCTGGTGGCGCAGCGCAAGGCGCAGGCGCCCCTGGCGCTTTCCGCGCTGAATCGCGCGCTGGCAGCGGGCGGCAGTCACCTCGAGCTTGCGCCGGTGGATGACGGCAGCCTGGTGATGTCGCGCCGGTACCCCTCGCAGACGGCGGCGCAATGGCTGTTGCCGGTGGCGGAGGCGGCAGCCGATCTGCTTGCGCATGGCGATTTTGGACTGGTGCGCAAATGCGAAAGCGATGCGTGTTCGCTGTGGTTCTATGACCGGACGCGGTCGCATAAGCGGCGCTGGTGCAGCATGGCGCTGTGCGGCAACCGGCACAAGGTGGCGGCGTTCCGGCAGCGTGAGGCGGCCGACGCCAGCGCCAAGGCGAAATGA
- a CDS encoding alpha/beta fold hydrolase, protein MNAQPDNTVHYRHAQADGLRFFYREAGDPQAPVLLLLHGFPTSSHQFRTVIPQLARHFRVIAPDLPGFGFTEVPADRGYRYTFDNLAKSLEAFVDELGLTRYAMYFFDYGAPTGLRLAVAHPERVTGLVSQNGNAYLDGLGDAWAPIRAYWNDPSPANRQTIHDAILNFEGTKWQYVHGVADPDSVAPEGYTLDAALLERPGNKDIQLDLFLDYANNLTQYPAFQAFFRQAQVPTLAIWGRNDPFFIPPGAEAYRRDNPDAVVELLDTGHFALETHGQYIAQRIIDVLGR, encoded by the coding sequence ATGAACGCCCAGCCCGACAACACCGTCCATTACCGCCACGCTCAGGCCGACGGCTTGCGCTTTTTTTATCGCGAAGCCGGCGATCCGCAAGCGCCCGTGCTTTTGCTGCTGCATGGGTTCCCCACGTCGTCGCATCAGTTCCGCACCGTCATCCCGCAGCTGGCCAGGCACTTTCGCGTCATCGCGCCCGATCTGCCCGGATTCGGCTTCACCGAAGTCCCGGCCGATCGCGGCTACCGCTACACCTTCGACAATCTGGCCAAATCGCTGGAAGCGTTTGTCGACGAGCTGGGGCTGACCCGCTACGCGATGTATTTCTTCGACTACGGTGCGCCGACCGGATTGCGGTTGGCGGTGGCGCATCCCGAGCGCGTGACCGGCCTGGTTTCGCAGAACGGCAACGCCTATCTTGACGGCCTGGGCGACGCGTGGGCGCCCATCCGCGCCTACTGGAACGATCCATCGCCTGCAAACCGCCAGACCATTCACGACGCCATCCTGAATTTCGAAGGCACGAAGTGGCAGTACGTGCACGGCGTGGCCGACCCGGACAGCGTCGCGCCCGAAGGCTATACGCTGGACGCGGCCCTGCTTGAACGGCCGGGCAACAAGGACATCCAGCTCGATCTGTTCCTGGACTATGCGAACAACCTGACGCAGTACCCGGCATTCCAGGCGTTCTTCCGTCAGGCCCAGGTACCCACGCTGGCGATCTGGGGCCGCAACGATCCGTTCTTCATTCCGCCGGGTGCAGAGGCCTATCGCCGTGACAACCCGGATGCCGTGGTCGAACTGCTGGACACCGGCCATTTCGCGCTGGAAACTCACGGCCAGTACATCGCCCAGCGCATCATCGATGTGTTGGGACGCTGA
- a CDS encoding LysR family transcriptional regulator: MTRHFDDLQLGSIEMFCLAAELSSFTAAANAAGVTPAAVSRSVSRLEARLGIRLFVRSTRHIRLSDEGRAYFEQVRPAIAQLVDAERQVGGQGAAGRLRISLPTPYAHYRVLPLLPAFREQYPNVDVHVHISNRNVDFADDGYDLSVRGRAPDDSALIARKLEDAELVVVGAPEYLRRRGTPQSLEDLAAHECIQFDRPSSGRRIPWTFQVDGEAVDIVTDGAYGTGEDVLGGVTLARAGAGLFQTYRFVVEDDLREGRLAEVLPQHGGSTRPFVLLYPHARHVSRRVRAFVDFLVDKLAD, encoded by the coding sequence ATGACGCGCCACTTTGATGATCTGCAACTGGGCAGCATCGAGATGTTCTGTCTGGCCGCGGAACTCAGCAGTTTCACCGCGGCCGCCAACGCCGCGGGCGTCACGCCGGCGGCCGTCAGCCGCAGCGTCTCGCGGCTGGAGGCGCGGCTGGGCATCCGGCTGTTCGTGCGTAGCACCCGGCACATCCGGCTTAGCGACGAGGGCCGCGCCTACTTCGAGCAGGTGCGCCCGGCCATTGCACAGCTGGTCGACGCCGAACGCCAGGTGGGCGGGCAGGGCGCGGCCGGGCGCCTGCGCATCAGCTTGCCCACGCCGTATGCGCATTACCGCGTCCTGCCGCTGTTGCCCGCGTTTCGCGAGCAATATCCCAACGTGGACGTGCACGTCCACATCAGCAACCGCAATGTCGATTTTGCCGACGACGGCTATGACCTGTCGGTGCGTGGGCGCGCGCCCGACGACTCGGCGCTGATCGCGCGCAAGCTGGAGGACGCCGAGCTTGTGGTGGTCGGCGCGCCCGAGTACCTGCGCCGGCGCGGCACGCCGCAATCGCTTGAGGATCTGGCCGCGCACGAGTGCATCCAGTTCGACCGGCCCAGCAGCGGGCGCCGCATTCCGTGGACGTTTCAGGTGGACGGCGAAGCGGTCGACATCGTGACCGACGGCGCCTATGGCACGGGCGAGGACGTGCTGGGCGGTGTGACGTTGGCCCGAGCAGGCGCGGGCCTGTTCCAGACCTATCGCTTCGTGGTCGAAGACGACCTGCGCGAGGGCAGGCTGGCCGAGGTGTTGCCCCAGCATGGCGGCAGCACCCGGCCGTTCGTGTTGCTGTACCCGCATGCCCGGCACGTATCGCGCCGAGTGCGGGCGTTTGTCGATTTTCTGGTCGACAAGCTGGCGGACTGA
- a CDS encoding RidA family protein, which yields MSIDARLAELGQTLPPAPQPLGQYTAVSQAGDLLFISGQLPLRDGHVAWQGRVGAELTVDQGRQAAELAALNVLAQIRQHTGTLDRLDHLVRVEGYVASAPGFLDQPAVLDGASGLFARVLGEKAGHARTANSVAQQPGNATVILVVIAQLKGA from the coding sequence ATGTCCATTGACGCCAGATTGGCCGAGCTTGGCCAGACCCTTCCGCCCGCGCCCCAGCCGCTGGGCCAGTACACCGCCGTCAGCCAGGCGGGCGACCTGCTCTTTATCTCGGGCCAATTGCCGCTGCGCGATGGGCACGTGGCGTGGCAGGGCCGCGTCGGCGCGGAGCTTACCGTCGATCAGGGCCGGCAGGCCGCCGAGCTGGCCGCGCTCAACGTGCTGGCGCAGATCCGCCAGCACACCGGCACCCTCGACCGGTTGGACCATCTGGTCCGCGTCGAAGGCTATGTCGCCAGCGCGCCGGGCTTTCTGGATCAGCCCGCCGTGCTGGATGGCGCATCGGGCCTGTTTGCACGAGTGCTTGGCGAGAAGGCCGGCCACGCGCGCACCGCCAATTCGGTCGCGCAGCAGCCCGGCAATGCGACGGTGATCCTGGTGGTCATCGCGCAGTTAAAAGGCGCCTGA
- a CDS encoding SDR family NAD(P)-dependent oxidoreductase, whose amino-acid sequence MSNKTVVITGASSGIGFALAQEYLRRGDNVVGNARNLDGLNAAAERLGQLGLGLPDRFLAVAGDIALASTARDIVRQATERFGRIDVLVNNAGIFIPKPLGDYTDDDLDRIIDTNLKGFFHITQQAAAHMSEYRDGHIVNITASIAMQPSSRVPALLPVLIKGGLNHATRALAIELSDRSIRVNAVAPGIIETPMHDPATFGFLNSLQPAGRMGKVEDIVGAVTYLTDSAYTTGAILPVDGGAAAGHW is encoded by the coding sequence ATGTCGAATAAGACTGTAGTGATCACGGGCGCGTCCAGCGGAATCGGATTTGCCCTGGCGCAGGAATACCTGCGCCGCGGCGACAACGTGGTGGGCAACGCCCGCAACCTGGACGGCTTGAACGCCGCCGCTGAACGCCTGGGCCAACTTGGCCTGGGCCTGCCCGACCGCTTCCTGGCCGTGGCCGGCGACATCGCCCTGGCCAGCACCGCCCGCGACATCGTGCGCCAGGCCACCGAGCGGTTCGGCCGTATCGACGTACTGGTCAACAACGCCGGGATCTTCATTCCAAAGCCCTTGGGCGATTACACCGACGACGACCTGGACCGCATCATCGACACCAACCTGAAGGGCTTTTTCCACATCACGCAGCAGGCCGCGGCGCACATGTCGGAATACCGCGACGGCCACATCGTCAACATCACGGCCAGCATCGCCATGCAGCCCAGCAGCCGCGTCCCGGCGCTGCTGCCGGTGCTGATCAAGGGCGGCCTGAACCACGCCACGCGGGCCCTGGCGATCGAACTGTCGGACCGGAGCATCCGCGTCAACGCGGTGGCGCCCGGCATCATCGAGACGCCCATGCACGACCCGGCCACGTTCGGCTTCCTGAATTCGTTGCAGCCGGCCGGCCGCATGGGCAAGGTGGAGGACATTGTCGGCGCAGTCACCTACCTGACCGATTCGGCGTACACCACCGGCGCGATCCTTCCGGTCGATGGCGGCGCCGCCGCCGGCCACTGGTAG
- a CDS encoding Bug family tripartite tricarboxylate transporter substrate binding protein, translating into MHRYTHNALRGLAALALIQGAVSAHAADYPAKPITFIVPYTAGGTTDLVARTAGQKVAEKLGQPVIVENRPGAGGNIGMDAVAKAAPDGYVIGFGAISTNALNPFVYPKMPFDPTKDFTGISMLGASSVVLEVGPSVKVDSVKDLVAYAKANPNTSYGTPGTGTSMHLAGVMFDQLTGAGMQHVPYKGSAQALNDLLGGHLPVMFDNLPASLPHINAGKVRALAVTGSKRAPALPDVPTLAELGYSGAVVDPWFAVYGPAGMSPDVTRVLSDAFQAALAMPDVKDKLEKAGFMPYGSTPQEVERLTQSQHEAFKALSQKVKLSAD; encoded by the coding sequence ATGCATCGCTACACCCACAATGCGCTGCGCGGCCTGGCCGCGCTGGCGTTGATCCAGGGCGCCGTGTCCGCGCACGCCGCCGACTATCCGGCCAAGCCCATTACCTTCATCGTGCCGTACACGGCTGGCGGCACGACCGATCTGGTCGCGCGCACGGCGGGTCAGAAGGTGGCCGAGAAACTCGGGCAGCCGGTCATCGTCGAGAACCGTCCGGGCGCGGGCGGCAACATCGGCATGGACGCCGTCGCGAAGGCCGCGCCGGACGGCTACGTCATCGGCTTCGGCGCAATATCCACGAACGCGCTCAATCCGTTCGTGTACCCGAAAATGCCGTTCGACCCGACCAAGGATTTCACGGGGATCAGCATGCTGGGGGCTTCCTCCGTGGTGCTGGAGGTGGGACCGTCGGTGAAGGTGGACAGCGTCAAGGATCTGGTCGCCTACGCCAAGGCGAATCCCAATACGTCTTACGGCACGCCCGGCACGGGCACGTCCATGCACCTTGCGGGGGTGATGTTCGACCAGCTGACCGGCGCCGGCATGCAGCACGTGCCCTACAAGGGCAGCGCCCAGGCGTTGAACGATCTGCTGGGCGGCCACCTGCCGGTGATGTTCGACAACCTGCCCGCGTCGCTGCCTCACATCAATGCGGGCAAGGTCCGCGCGCTGGCGGTCACCGGCAGCAAGCGCGCGCCGGCGTTGCCGGACGTGCCGACGCTGGCCGAACTGGGCTATTCGGGCGCGGTGGTGGATCCGTGGTTTGCGGTCTATGGCCCCGCCGGCATGTCGCCCGACGTGACGCGGGTGCTGAGCGACGCCTTCCAGGCGGCGCTTGCGATGCCGGACGTCAAGGACAAGCTGGAGAAGGCCGGCTTCATGCCCTATGGCTCGACGCCGCAGGAAGTCGAGCGTCTGACGCAAAGCCAGCACGAGGCCTTCAAGGCCTTGTCGCAGAAGGTGAAGCTGTCGGCGGATTGA
- a CDS encoding ABC transporter ATP-binding protein: protein MPDLLEIDHISLAYDTPAGLKPIVQELSLGLPAGHIGCLLGESGCGKTTVLRAIAGFEPVRAGRILLDGTVISSPTEQVAPELRRVGMMFQDYALFPHLTVALNVAFGLRKLPRPDRARRVEEMLELVGLAHAANSYPHEISGGQQQRVALARALAPSPDLLLLDEPFSNLDVDTRERLAFEVREILKTTGHTAILVTHNQAEAFAIADRIGVMAKGRIAQWDTPYNLHHNPADTFVRDFIRREALEEQREQALARGR from the coding sequence GTGCCCGATCTGCTAGAAATCGACCACATCTCCCTCGCCTACGACACGCCCGCGGGCCTCAAGCCCATCGTGCAGGAATTGTCGCTGGGCCTGCCCGCCGGCCATATCGGCTGCCTGCTGGGCGAGTCCGGCTGCGGCAAGACCACCGTGCTGCGCGCCATTGCCGGCTTCGAGCCGGTGCGCGCCGGCCGCATCCTGCTGGACGGCACGGTCATTTCGTCGCCCACCGAACAGGTCGCGCCCGAGCTGCGCCGCGTGGGCATGATGTTCCAGGACTACGCGCTGTTTCCGCACCTGACCGTGGCGCTGAACGTGGCGTTCGGCCTGCGCAAGCTGCCGCGTCCGGACCGCGCCCGCCGCGTCGAAGAGATGCTGGAACTCGTCGGCCTGGCGCACGCCGCCAACAGCTATCCGCACGAGATCTCCGGCGGCCAGCAGCAACGCGTGGCCCTGGCCCGCGCGCTTGCGCCCTCGCCCGACCTGCTGCTGCTGGACGAACCGTTTTCGAACCTGGACGTGGACACCCGCGAACGGCTGGCCTTCGAGGTGCGCGAGATCCTGAAGACCACGGGCCACACCGCGATCCTGGTCACGCACAACCAGGCCGAAGCGTTCGCCATTGCCGACCGCATCGGGGTGATGGCCAAGGGCCGCATCGCGCAGTGGGACACGCCGTACAACCTGCACCACAATCCGGCCGACACGTTCGTGCGCGACTTCATCCGCCGCGAGGCACTTGAAGAACAGCGCGAGCAGGCGCTGGCACGCGGCCGATAG
- a CDS encoding ABC transporter permease, whose protein sequence is MHTESLPRPLRLRWSERGTGWLVGAALIALAVLAPVLTLGWWAMGGSLEHWQHLASYVLPQAFANTVMLLAGVGIVVTLLGTGAAWLVTAYEFPTRRILTWALLLPLAVPTYIIAFAYLDLLHPIGPVQTAIRAMLGFDSPRQFRLPDLRSIYGAIFVLGFVLYPYVYLSTRVMFMTQAASLLEAARTLGAGRVAVFCRVALPLARPAIVVGVSLALLETLNDIGASEFLGVQTLTVSVYTTWVTRSDLAGAAQIALTMLAIVIGLILLERHGRKRQRYANTQRMRPMQPRRLHGAAAAVAAVLGWIPVLIGFVAPALYLVVETYKRLHLVGGVSDQLIGGLSNTLIVASSATVVTLLCGLIVAWAGRTLRESAGFNPGRACARIASLGYAVPGTVLAIGLLTPFVWIDTAVARVFGGTGLFMMGSMGALVCAYAIRFLAISTGALEAGLARIPPSLEQASRLLGETSGGTLRRVHLPLLRPALAASALLVFVDAMKELPATLLLRPMNFDTLATWLYAEAARGTYEEGAVAALAIVLAGLLPVILLARTNLKMGH, encoded by the coding sequence ATGCATACAGAATCCTTGCCCAGGCCGCTGCGGCTGCGCTGGTCTGAACGCGGAACCGGCTGGCTGGTTGGCGCGGCCCTGATCGCGCTGGCGGTGCTTGCGCCGGTCTTGACGCTGGGCTGGTGGGCGATGGGCGGCAGCCTGGAACACTGGCAGCACCTGGCCAGCTATGTGCTGCCGCAAGCCTTCGCCAATACCGTCATGCTGCTGGCGGGCGTGGGCATAGTCGTGACCCTGCTTGGCACCGGCGCCGCGTGGCTGGTGACGGCGTACGAGTTTCCGACGCGCCGAATCCTGACCTGGGCGTTGCTGCTGCCGCTGGCGGTACCCACCTACATCATCGCCTTCGCCTACCTGGACCTGCTGCATCCCATCGGGCCCGTCCAGACGGCGATTCGCGCCATGCTGGGCTTCGACAGCCCGCGCCAATTCCGCCTGCCCGACCTGCGCTCCATTTATGGCGCGATCTTCGTGCTGGGCTTCGTGCTGTATCCCTATGTTTACCTGAGCACCCGCGTCATGTTCATGACGCAGGCGGCCAGCCTGCTGGAAGCCGCCCGCACGCTGGGCGCGGGCCGCGTGGCGGTGTTCTGCCGCGTCGCCCTGCCCCTGGCCCGTCCGGCGATCGTGGTGGGCGTCAGCCTGGCGCTGCTGGAGACCCTGAACGACATCGGGGCCTCCGAATTTCTCGGCGTGCAGACGCTGACCGTCTCTGTCTACACCACCTGGGTGACCCGTTCGGACCTGGCCGGCGCGGCGCAGATCGCGCTGACGATGCTGGCGATCGTCATTGGTCTGATCCTGCTTGAACGCCATGGCCGCAAGCGGCAGCGCTACGCCAACACGCAGCGCATGCGCCCGATGCAGCCGCGCCGGCTGCATGGCGCGGCGGCCGCCGTGGCCGCCGTACTGGGCTGGATTCCCGTCCTGATCGGATTCGTCGCGCCCGCGTTGTATCTGGTCGTTGAAACCTACAAGCGGCTTCACCTGGTGGGCGGCGTGTCCGACCAGTTGATTGGTGGCCTGAGCAACACGCTGATCGTCGCGTCCAGCGCCACCGTGGTCACCTTGCTGTGCGGGCTGATCGTTGCGTGGGCGGGCCGCACCCTGCGCGAAAGCGCCGGCTTCAACCCGGGCCGCGCCTGCGCGCGCATCGCCAGCCTGGGCTACGCGGTGCCCGGCACGGTGCTGGCCATCGGCCTGCTGACGCCGTTCGTGTGGATCGACACCGCGGTCGCGCGCGTGTTCGGCGGCACGGGCCTGTTCATGATGGGTTCAATGGGCGCGCTGGTGTGCGCCTATGCAATCCGCTTCCTGGCGATTTCGACCGGGGCGCTGGAAGCCGGTCTGGCGCGCATTCCGCCGTCGCTGGAGCAGGCATCGCGCCTGCTGGGCGAGACGTCGGGCGGCACGTTGCGCCGCGTCCACCTGCCGTTGCTGCGTCCCGCGCTGGCCGCGAGCGCGCTGCTGGTGTTCGTGGACGCCATGAAGGAACTGCCCGCCACCCTCCTGCTGCGCCCCATGAATTTCGACACCTTGGCCACGTGGCTCTACGCGGAAGCCGCGCGTGGCACGTACGAAGAAGGCGCCGTGGCCGCGCTGGCCATCGTGCTGGCCGGACTGCTGCCGGTCATCCTGCTGGCGCGCACCAATCTGAAAATGGGACATTGA
- a CDS encoding Fe(3+) ABC transporter substrate-binding protein, whose product MIKRPQLNSLLRALALAGAAAFTVSANAAEEVSLYTTREPKLIQPLLDAFTKESGIKVNTVFVKDGLLERVKAEGAKSPADVLMTVDIGNLLDLVDGGVTQSVKSDTLNSVIPANLRGADGKWYALSLRDRVLYVEKDLKLESFRYEDLADPKWKGKVCIRSGQHPYNTALVASMIAHDGAEATEKWLRGVKANLARKAAGGDRDVARDILGGICDIGLANAYYVGHMKNAEPGTDARKWGDAIKVIRPTFANAKSGGTHVNVSGAAVAAHAPNKANAVKLLDFLVSEPAQALYAQANYEYPVRKGVKLDPVIASFGELKVDPLPLTEIAKHRKQASELVDKVGFDN is encoded by the coding sequence ATGATCAAGCGTCCCCAATTGAATTCGCTGCTGCGCGCGCTGGCGCTCGCCGGCGCCGCTGCCTTCACCGTGTCGGCCAACGCCGCCGAGGAAGTCAGCCTGTACACCACCCGGGAACCCAAGCTGATCCAGCCGCTGCTGGACGCCTTCACCAAGGAAAGCGGCATCAAGGTCAACACCGTCTTCGTCAAGGACGGCCTGCTGGAACGCGTCAAGGCCGAAGGCGCCAAGTCGCCCGCCGACGTGCTGATGACGGTGGACATCGGTAACCTGCTGGATCTGGTGGACGGCGGCGTGACGCAGTCCGTCAAGTCCGACACGCTCAATTCGGTCATTCCGGCCAACCTGCGCGGCGCCGATGGCAAATGGTACGCCCTGTCGCTGCGCGACCGCGTGCTGTATGTCGAAAAGGACCTGAAGCTCGAATCCTTCCGCTACGAAGACCTGGCCGATCCCAAGTGGAAGGGCAAGGTCTGCATCCGGTCTGGCCAACACCCCTACAACACCGCGCTGGTCGCCTCCATGATCGCGCATGACGGCGCCGAAGCCACCGAAAAATGGCTGCGCGGCGTGAAGGCCAACCTGGCCCGCAAGGCGGCCGGCGGCGACCGCGACGTGGCGCGCGATATCCTGGGCGGCATCTGCGACATCGGCCTGGCCAACGCCTACTATGTCGGCCACATGAAGAACGCCGAACCCGGCACCGACGCGCGCAAGTGGGGCGATGCCATCAAGGTCATCCGCCCGACCTTCGCCAATGCCAAGAGCGGCGGCACGCACGTGAACGTCAGCGGCGCGGCCGTTGCGGCGCACGCCCCCAACAAGGCCAACGCGGTCAAGCTGCTGGACTTCCTGGTGTCGGAACCGGCCCAAGCCCTGTACGCGCAGGCCAATTACGAATACCCCGTCCGCAAGGGCGTGAAGCTGGACCCCGTGATTGCCAGCTTCGGCGAACTGAAGGTCGATCCCCTGCCCTTGACCGAGATCGCCAAGCATCGCAAGCAAGCCAGCGAGCTCGTCGACAAGGTCGGCTTCGACAACTGA